A genomic segment from Fusarium keratoplasticum isolate Fu6.1 chromosome 10, whole genome shotgun sequence encodes:
- a CDS encoding Fungal-trans domain-containing protein codes for MAQKSSNTPTPLQSIVAGAAAGGIESLTTYPTEYVKTRKQLLGAFSPSPLRLLITAVRDHGVGVLYTGAGAFCVSNASKSGIRFLTFDAIRNKLPRDHKTGKPTSSSNMLAGVAAGVAESITVVTPGESIKTKIVEDRAGPRTFKSAGDAMRWMASNQGISGFYRGVVPVTMKQVSNALVRFTSYHAIFDLIEPCLKDAGKGSLAASIAGASAGVATVYATMPFDTIKTKMQSVGTGSEKRGTLHVLTSIIGESGIAGLWKGTTPRLVRLSCDGQIPACTNCAKAGQVCLDVDSQNSNIVIPRNFVGAARARIQWLENIIRERAPDVDLQSGPQIEQAPDLGSRSVDEGGNEEGDTSTTPAATIPSPALQIISRKRSAEASEQPDHDGSFPERAHSVAVNLGMLSLNSDSPQKHYLGSSSGLLFANLIGASPSSTGSTPQGMGDNVNTGDLEWQDSGVSAGHNKAYYQAMHAFLKSELPTKQEALILAHTYIRWVHPDFPVLEPSSLFSAIDAIYSCVFESGQVDDSTHGWPSTMSSFRWNGRLVTPGVPEDHGATLPVIAFIIFMVFNIAAIVKVRTRVYEFPPQRFYSAAVHFSKDAFSQISLPTIQAMVMLINHSMLMPAEINLWTLVHLASAHCVELGIHREHHSERPEDFAMKQIRRFTFFTVYSLDRSISSIQGRPLGFRDETFDIQLPESPPPEDDAMNGAIPHSFMAAVTRYASYTYKLDRIVSDIKLHLYHLPGDSSWFPWPENPAEHQQRIRQTLDSWWQEASQDEFDFPSLDNRQREVWRLKLRIKYHTATVLLFQPSQVVRNPPAQALQTCFDSSSSILEGYERLHDLHSLHHGWRAVQSIFAAGATLIYSFWTSLEVRKKASTDVMSKNLRTCSSLLTIGGEWWPSAKSGQRSFGSVADLTMRKLYMDDSPFKVPRLSQCLTTGGRSARRVEEPGTEGEGITMLENSQILGGMEQLPLGQSDGTWQGISTTSDDDQGIWQGINMGRPDFVPEIEMFLADFDRSEFTWSFPLDANKDLDPFGTHPNPGF; via the exons ATGGCACAGAAATCGTCGAACACCCCGACTCCACTGCAGTCAATAGtagctggagctgctgcggGTGGCATCGAGTCTCTCACAACA TATCCGACCGAATACGTCAAGACAAGAAAGCAACTTTTAGGCGCATTCTCGCCATCGCCCCTTCGACTTCTCATCACGGCTGTCAGAGATCATGGCGTCGGTGTTCTGTATACTGGAGCTGGGGCTTTTTGCGTTTCCAATGCCTCGAAGTCAGGCATCAGATTCCTGACGTTTGATGCGATCCGAAACAAGCTACCTCGGGATCACAAGACAGGCAAGCCTACAAGTTCATCGAATATGCTGGCTGGGGTTGCGGCCGGAGTTGCAGAAAGCATCACCGTCGTGACTCCAGGCGAAagcatcaagaccaagattgTTGAAGACAGAGCAGGCCCTCGCACATTCAAGTCAGCTGGCGATGCCATGCGGTGGATGGCTTCCAATCAGGGTATAAGTGGTTTCTACCGCGGAGTGGTGCCGGTGACAATGAAGCAGGTGTCCAATGCCCTCGTCAGGTTTACATCTTACCACGCAATCTTTGACTTGATAGAACCTTGCTTGAAAGATGCAGGCAAAGGGAGTCTCGCGGCTTCAATAGCTGGAGCGTCAGCTGGTGTTGCCACTGTATATGCCACAATGCCCTTCGATACCATCAAGACTAAGATGCAGAGTGTCGGTACAGGTAGCGAGAAACGAGGAACTCTGCACGTCCTGACTTCCATAATTGGGGAATCCGGCATTGCAGGTTTATGGAAGGGCACGACGCCTCGGTTGGTCAGACTTAGC TGTGACGGTCAGATTCCGGCATGCACAAACTGCGCAAAGGCAGGCCAGGTATGCCTCGACGTGGATAGCCAGAACTCAAACATCGTCATCCCTCGAAA TTTTGTTGGGGCTGCTCGCGCAAGGATACAATGGCTCGAGAACATCATCAGAGAACGTGCACCTGATGTAGATCTGCAGTCTGGCCCTCAAATCGAGCAGGCACCAGATCTCGGTAGTCGATCAGTGGACGAGGGAGGAAACGAAGAAGGGGATACGTCGACGACACCAGCAGCTACGATTCCAAGTCCTGCCCTGCAAATCATATCACGAAAGAGATCGGCAGAGGCGTCTGAACAGCCCGATCACGATGGCTCGTTCCCTGAACGCGCTCACTCCGTCGCTGTCAACCTGGGCATGTTGTCCCTCAATTCAGACTCCCCCCAAAAGCATTACCTCGGTTCGAGCTCCGGACTTCTCTTTGCGAATCTGATAGGAGCCTCGCCATCAAGTACCGGATCCACGCCGCAGGGTATGGGTGATAACGTCAACACGGGCGACTTGGAGTGGCAAGACTCCGGAGTGAGCGCAGGTCACAACAAGGCCTACTATCAGGCTATGCATGCCTTTCTCAAAAGT GAACTACCTACCAAGCAAGAGGCTCTGATCCTCGCTCACACATACATTCGCTGGGTTCACCCCGATTTTCCAGTCCTGGAGCCCTCATCATTGTTCAGTGCCATTGATGCCATCTACTCCTGTGTCTTTGAATCTGGACAAGTAGATGACTCAACGCACGGTTGGCCCAGCACCATGTCCTCGTTCCGCTGGAATGGACGTCTAGTAACTCCTGGAGTCCCGGAAGATCACGGTGCGACCCTACCTGTGATTGCCTTTATCATTTTCATGGTGTTCAATATTGCAGCTATTGTAAAGGTTCGGACTCGTGTCTACGAATTCCCGCCGCAGAGGTTCTATAGCGCCGCTGTGCATTTCTCCAAGGATGCCTTCTCACAGATTTCACTTCCTACGATCCAGGCTATGGTTATGCTTATCAATCATAGCATGCTGATGCCAGCAGAGATAAACCTGTGGACCCTGGTTCATCTTGCATCGGCTCACTGTGTCGAGCTTGGCATACATCGGGAGCACCACAGTGAACGGCCTGAAGACTTTGCCATGAAACAGATCAGGCGTTTCACCTTTTTTACGGTATACTCCCTCGACAG GTCTATATCTTCCATCCAGGGTCGTCCTCTCGGATTCAGGGATGAAACATTTGATATTCAACTACCCGAGTCCCCACCACCGGAGGATGATGCCATGAACGGGGCTATTCCACACTCCTTTATGGCAGCTGTTACTCGATATGCATCTTACACGTACAAGCTTGACCGGATTGTCTCCGACATCAAACTGCACCTCTACCATCTACCGGGGGATTCCAGCTGGTTTCCTTGGCCGGAGAACCCAGCAGAACATCAGCAAAGGATTAGACAAACCCTCGACAGCTGGTGGCAAGAGGCTTCTCAAGACGAATTCGACTTTCCGAGCCTTGACAATCGGCAAAGGGAAGTATGGAGACTGAAGCTCAGGATAAAGTATCACACGGCAACAGTATTGCTTTTTCAGCCATCCCAGGTGGTCAGGAATCCGCCTGCACAAGCCCTCCAAACTTGCTTTGACAGTTCCTCAAGCATACTGGAAGGCTACGAGAGGTTGCATGATCTCCACAGTCTTCATCACGGATGGAGAGCAGTGCAGAGCATTTTTGCAGCCGGAGCTACGCTGATCTACTCATTCTGGACTTCGCTGGAAGTTCGCAAGAAAGCCTCTACGGATGTAATGTCCAAGAATCTTCGGACCTGTTCCAGCCTCCTTACTATCGGCGGCGAGTGGTGGCCATCCGCGAAGAGTGGCCAGCGAAGTTTTGGCTCTGTAGCCGATCTCACGATGAGAAAGTTGTATATGGACGACTCTCCATTCAAGGTCCCGCGTCTATCTCAATGCTTGACTACAGGAGGTCGCTCTGCCCGCAGGGTCGAAGAACCAGGAACAGAAGGTGAAGGCATCACAATGTTGGAGAATTCTCAAATTTTGGGTGGCATGGAACAGCTTCCACTCGGACAATCAGACGGGACCTGGCAAGGAATTTCTACCACTTCTGATGACGACCAGGGCATATGGCAGGGCATCAACATGGGAAGACCGGACTTTGTGCCAGAGATTGAAATGTTTTTGGCCGATTTTGATAGGTCAGAGTTCACATGGAGTTTCCCTCTGGACGCCAACAAGGATCTTGACCCATTCGGAACGCACCCGAATCCTGGTTTCTAA
- a CDS encoding Aconitate hydratase, mitochondrial — translation MTLTTLRSAVTRGSFAKRELRWLQIRSLATHSSHVAMSPLEPYNPLNYGSQLQSLRRVRGMNKRPLTLTEKILYSHLIHDQDGWAFDEIERGKTILRLRPDRVACHDATATMAILQFISAGLPRVRVPTSVHSDHLIVAEYGAEQDLARASSDHGEVYAFLSSAAKKYGIGYWKAGAGIIHTTILENYAIPGGLMIGTDSHTPNAGGMGMLGIGVGGSDAVDAMAGMPWELVCPKVVGVRLTGELSGWSSSKDIICKLAGILSVSGGKGKVIEFFGPGTQTLGATAMATPCNMSAEVGSTSCIFPYSEAMARYLSATKRGDIAKYADTFKQVLLNADPGSEEFYDEVIEINLSTLEPHINGPFTPDLSHPLSEFKKHVEESSWPSKISYSMVGSCTNSSYEDLEKVYTLVTQAKEAGMHRTKTPFMVSPGSEQIRATAEDSGILGTLRDAGAVVLSNSCGPCVGQWDRKDVDIAGAESNSVISSFNRNFTGRHDGNPATHSFVTSPEIATAFAYTGDLTFNPATDCVSFIDESGAPSEFRFTPPAANELPQNFSPGNDLYQAPVLTDTSGYKVDIDGDSDRLQLLTPFQPWQDGNAQDMQVLIKVAGKCTTDHISPAGPWYKYRGHLENISNNMLLGATNSFLADASSLSMIGKAKNPANGQIQPVPQVARDLKQAGIRWCIIGDNNYGEGSSREHAALEPRHLGGVAVIAKSFARIHETNLKKQGMFPLTFADTKDYDRISEGDVISLLDVDGSHLQPGKQVTMEVRRKDGTRWTTQLNHSYHAHQIEWLRAGSALNYIKRSTLADEI, via the exons ATGACACTAACAACACTGCGGTCTGCCGTCACCCGAGGCTCCTTTGCCAAGAGAGAGCTCCGATGGCTTCAAATCCGTTCCCTAGCGACGCATTCGTCGCATGTTGCCATGAGTCCACTGGAACCG TACAACCCTCTCAATTACGGTTCACAGCTCCAATCCCTGCGGCGCGTTCGAGGCATGAACAAAAGGCCACTGACCTTGACCGAGAAGATACTCTATAGCCATCTTATACACGACCAAGATGGCTGGGCGTTTGACGAAATTGAACGAGGCAAGACGATTCTACGCCTACGACCCGATCGCGTTGCGTGCCACGATGCGACCGCAACAATGGCAATCCTACAATTCATCAGCGCCGGTCTTCCGCGAGTCCGAGTCCCGACATCCGTACACAGTGATCATCTGATCGTGGCCGAGTACGGCGCCGAACAAGATCTTGCTCGAGCCTCCAGCGATCATGGCGAAGTCTATGCGTTCCTCAGCAGTGCCGCCAAGAAGTACGGCATTGGGTACTGGAAGGCTGGTGCTGGCATCATCCACACAACAATCTTGGAGAATTATGCCATTCCTGGCGGCTTGATGATAGGCACCGATTCACATACACCAAATGCTGGCGGCATGGGCATGCTTGGAATCGGAGTCGGTGGCTCAGATGCCGTCGATGCCATGGCTGGAATGCCCTGGGAGCTGGTCTGCCCCAAGGTCGTGGGCGTGCGATTGACGGGCGAGCTCTCTGGATGGAGTTCCTCCAAAGACATCATCTGTAAGCTCGCCGGTATTCTGTCTGTTTCTGGAGGAAAGGGAAAGGTTATCGAGTTCTTTGGACCCGGCACTCAGACCTTGGGGGCCACAGCCATGGCAACTCCTTGCAACATGTCGGCCGAGGTTGGATCAACATCTTGCATCTTCCCCTACTCTGAAGCCATGGCCCGCTACCTTTCAGCAACGAAGAGAGGAGATATTGCGAAATACGCCGACACCTTCAAGCAAGTATTGCTCAATGCAGACCCCGGAAGCGAGGAGTTTTACGATGAGGTTATCGAGATCAACCTTTCAACGCTGGAACCTCATATCAACGGCCCCTTCACACCTGATCTATCACATCCCCTctccgagttcaagaagcaCGTCGAGGAAAGTTCATGGCCTTCAAAGATCAGCTACAGTATGGTGGGGAGCTGCACGAATAGCTCATACGAGGACCTGGAAAAGGTTTACACTCTCGTGACACAGGCCAAGGAAGCGGGCATGCATCGAACCAAGACACCTTTTATGGTCAGCCCAGGTAGTGAGCAGATCCGTGCCACGGCGGAGGACAGCGGGATCCTCGGAACCCTCCGGGATGCTGGAGCTGTTGTTCTAAGCAACTCGTGTGGCCCATGCGTCGGGCAATGGGATCGAAAGGACGTCGACATTGCGGGAGCCGAGAGCAACTCGGTCATCTCGAGTTTTAACCGAAACTTTACTGGTCGTCATGATGGAAACCCAGCAACTCATTCTTTTGTCACCTCTCCTGAGATTGCCACAGCTTTTGCCTACACAGGAGACCTGACGTTCAACCCTGCTACGGATTGTGTGTCCTTCATTGACGAGTCTGGTGCCCCATCTGAGTTCCGCTTCACACCACCAGCAGCCAACGAACTTCCTCAGAATTTCTCTCCCGGAAACGACCTGTATCAAGCCCCAGTTCTGACAGACACGTCTGGATACAAGGTCGACATCGACGGGGACAGCGACAGACTACAACTTCTGACGCCTTTTCAACCGTGGCAAGATGGAAATGCACAGGATATGCAAGTCCTCATCAAAGTCGCCGGAAAATGCACGACGGATCACATATCGCCAGCAGGGCCGTGGTACAAATATCGAGGCCACCTTGAAAACATTAGCAACAATATGCTGCTTGGGGCTACCAATAGTTTTCTCGCTGATGCGTCGTCTCTCAGCATGattggcaaggccaagaatcCAGCAAACGGCCAAATTCAACCCGTGCCCCAAGTTGCGAGGGATTTGAAGCAGGCCGGCATCAGGTGGTGCATCATTGGCGACAACAACTACGGAGAGGGCAGTTCGCGAGAACATGCCGCATTGGAGCCTCGACATCTAGGTGGTGTTGCTGTCATTGCCAAGAGCTTTGCTCGAATTCACGAGACGAatctcaagaagcagggcaTGTTTCCTTTGACATTTGCGGATACGAAAGACTACGACAGGATTTCCGAAGGTGATGTTATTAGTCTGctggatgtggatgggagTCATCTTCAACCTGGCAAGCAGGTCACAATGGAGGTTAGAAGGAAAGATGGTACTCGATGGACTACGCAACTCAACCACTCTTATCATGCCCATCAGATAGAATGGCTAAGGGCTGGAAGTGCATTGAACTATATTAAACGGTCGACTCTTGCAGATGAGATATAG
- a CDS encoding Magnesium-transporting ATPase, P-type 1: MNRPTHEQRIAETMIHRRIKTWPTWLRQLVWARSRSRSQLQSWQASPESAQDDTQEETLRVFASMPVELVFDHLASGEHGISDTEALVRRRIHGRNAVSSQRPPSCFMLFLSIIPNPFNMLLVFLAIINAAMPPPNWKGFVVLMIMVLISCIVRFWQEYQSGMAVFRLQSSITSKFRVRRPSCNSTSTDKQQHSSNEITVAGGDLVPGDVVILAPGAVVPADCLILESSFLRISQSTWTGESEPVLKVTGSSDLKDEFSLFDLGNLALMGTSIVSGHGAGLVLRTGDDVLIATMTKEIEKKRQPNSFQKGIRNVTWMLIGFMVVMVPIVLCISGKTTGDWANAALFSISVAVGLVPEMLPAIVNANLARGAHQLSKKRAIVKRLDCVQNLGAMTVLCSDKTGTLTRDELSVHRYTDIMGEDSLDVIELAKVDSSIQGDSGNNMDRAILNCRLPDGGEIPVAHYDKVQAVPFDFERRRSGCIVRGITGNNLLIIKGAFDEVLSLCSSMRFHGKSEHLDHEVRRRFSQRATHMNKQGHRVILVATRNLGKLRLVDDLELGTLEIGMTVEGMISFVDPPKDDAKDAVARLTGLGVRVKVLTGDSLPVALNVCSSLELIQRGDAIGEDAEAITGPDLAALEGSDEFDLAVERCTVFAKVTPKQKSMIVTSLQKAGHCVGMLGDGINDCIALRDADVGISVDSGAGVAKDCADLILTEKGLSIVVQSVTLGRITHGNTIKYLKLSKMVASSNFGNVFSIVAASAWLPFTPMMSIQLLAQNLLYDISQIAIPWDRVDDEYLQEPRRWNAIDIFRFVVVLGPTSSVIDICTYLLGWFYYGVKSTDEKQAVKLFQTHWFLQGLLTQTLIVHLLRTAKIPFVQSRAAPILVFSTASIMTIGFILPWVPAFRPAFSFAQPAPSFVGFLAAELLAYAIEVQLVKMLYIRIFGTWL; the protein is encoded by the exons ATGAATAGACCAACCCATGAACAGCGAATCGCCGAGACCATGATTCACCGAAGAATCAAGACTTGGCCTACCTGGCTTCGCCAGCTCGTCTGGGCCAGGTCACGTTCCAGGTCACAATTGCAGTCCTGGCAGGCAAGCCCGGAATCAGCTCAGGACGATACACAAGAAGAAACACTCCGAGTTTTCGCCTCCATGCCAGTAGAGTTGGTCTTTGATCATCTCGCCTCTGGAGAACATGGCATCTCGGACACTGAGGCGCTCGTCCGGCGACGCATCCACGGCCGCAATGCTGTATCCTCTCAAAGACCTCCGTCATGCTTCATGCTTTTTCTGTCGATCATTCCAAACCCGTTTAACATGTTGCTGGTTTtcctggccatcatcaatgCTGCAATGCCGCCTCCAAACTGG AAAGGATTCGTCGTCCTCATGATCatggtcttgatctcgtgCATCGTGCGGTTCTGGCAGGAATACCAGAGCGGCATGGCAGTCTTTCGACTTCAGTCATCCATCACGAGCAAGTTCAGAGTCCGTCGACCCTCATGCaactcgacctcgaccgACAAACAACAGCACTCATCAAATGAGATAACTGTCGCCGGCGGTGATCTTGTTCCTGGAGATGTGGTCATACTTGCGCCAGGTGCCGTGGTTCCCGCCGACTGCCTTATCCTTGAATCGTCCTTTCTGCGAATCAGCCAGTCCACCTGGACGGGCGAAAGCGAGCCCGTGCTCAAGGTCACAGGTTCCAGTGACTTGAAAGACGAGTTTTCTCTTTTCGATCTTGGTAATCTGGCCCTGATGGGCACCAGCATTGTGTCTGGTCATGGAGCAGGACTTGTGCTTCGAACGGGCGACG ACGTACTGATAGcaaccatgaccaaggaGATCGAAAAGAAGCGGCAGCCTAATTCATTCCAGAAGGGAATTCGCAATGTTACGTGGATGCTCATTGGGTTCATGGTGGTCATGGTCCCTATT GTCTTGTGCATTTCGGGCAAAACTACGGGCGATTGGGCGAATGCCGCACTCTTTAGCATCAGCGTCGCCGTCGGTCTTGTCCCAGAAATGCTGCCTGCTATCGTCAATGCGAATCTCGCCCGGGGCGCCCACCAGCTGTCTAAGAAACGGGCGATTGTAAAGCGTCTCGACTGCGTACAGAATCTCGGGGCTATGACGGTTCTATGTAGTGACAAG ACAGGAACTTTGACCAGGGACGAGCTCTCGGTACATCGGTACACAGACATTATGGGAGAAGACAGCCTGGACGTCATTGAGCTTGCTAAAGTGGATTCTTCAATCCAGGGAGACAGCGGCAATAACATGGACAGGGCCATTCTCAACTGTCGACTGCCGGACGGAGGCGAGATCCCCGTGGCCCATTACGACAAAGTCCAAGCCGTCCCGTTTGACTTTGAGCGTCGTCGATCGGGATGCATCGTCCGTGGCATTACCGGGAacaatctcctcatcatcaagggtgCATTCGATGAGGTTCTGTCCCTGTGCTCATCCATGCGATTTCACGGGAAGAGTGAACACCTCGATCATGAAGTACGACGGCGATTCAGCCAGAGGGCCACGCACATGAACAAACAGGGGCACCGGGTGATTCTAGTGGCGACTAGAAATCTTGGTAAGCTTCGGCTGGTCGAcgaccttgagctcggcaCACTCGAGATAGGCATGACTGTGGAAGGTATGATCAGCTTTGTCGATCCACCTAAAGACGACGCGAAGGACGCTGTTGCCAGACTGACGGGGCTGGGAGTCCGTGTCAAGGTCCTCACAGGCGACTCTCTACCTGTAGCTCTCAACGTTTGCAGCTCTCTCGAACTGATCCAGCGTGGAGACGCTATAGGGGAGGATGCAGAGGCCATCACTGGACCTGATCTTGCGGCTCTGGAAGGGTCCGACGAGTTTGACCTTGCTGTGGAGAGGTGCACTGTATTTGCTAAGGTGACACCTAAGCAGAAGAGCATGATTGTGACTAGCCTCCAGAAAGCAGGTCATTGCGTGGGCATGCTTGGTGATGGTATCAACGACTGCATCGCCCTTCGAGATGCCGACGTTGGCATCTCGGTCGACTCGGGAGCCGGCGTGGCCAAGGACTGTGCCGATTTGATCTTGACTGAGAAGGGGCTCTCGATTGTAGTCCAAAGTGTCACCCTAGGGCGAATTACACATGGCAATACGATCAAGTACCTCAAG CTCTCCAAGATGGTCGCATCCTCCAATTTTGGTAACGTCTTCAGCATCGTGGCGGCGAGCGCCTGGCTACCCTTTACACCG atgatgagcaTCCAGCTTCTCGCTCAGAATCTTCTGTACGATATTAGTCAGATCGCCATTCCTTGGGAcagggttgatgatgagTATCTGCAagagccaagaagatggaacGCCATAG ACATTTTCAGATTTGTCGTCGTTCTCGGCCCAACCAGCTCTGTCATCGACATTTGCACGTACCTTCTAGGCTGGTTTTACTACGGCGTCAAGTCCACCGACGAAAAGCAAGCTGTTAAGCTGTTCCAGACACATTGGTTTCTACAGGG CCTCCTCACTCAGACTCTCATCGTGCACCTCCTCCGTACGGCAAAGATCCCATTTGTCCAGAGCCGCGCTGCCCCGATCCTCGTCTTCTCGActgcatccatcatgaccatcGGCTTTATCCTGCCCTGGGTTCCAGCATTCCGGCCTGCCTTTAGCTTTGCACAGCCAGCCCCGTCTTTTGTCGGGTTCCTTGCGGCTGAGCTTCTGGCTTACGCCATCGAGGTTCAGTTGGTAAAGATGCTTTACATTCGGATCTTTGGTACATGGCTTTGA